In Bacillus sp. NP247, one DNA window encodes the following:
- the fliS gene encoding flagellar export chaperone FliS yields the protein MQAWQRYMQNDIMTSNPIKNTIFIYERCIVEFRKLEELLNTFKLQEGDDLLEKLERIFEELKLQLNPDISKDLYDSLFGLYDWVSIQIQTMKVTREAKDIDAIVQVLQDLIDGYRGALENEQ from the coding sequence ATGCAAGCATGGCAACGTTATATGCAAAACGATATTATGACGAGTAATCCGATTAAAAATACAATATTTATTTATGAAAGATGTATCGTGGAGTTTCGTAAATTAGAAGAACTTTTAAATACATTTAAACTTCAAGAAGGAGACGACCTTCTTGAAAAGTTAGAACGTATATTTGAAGAGTTGAAGCTTCAATTAAATCCTGATATTTCGAAAGATTTATATGACAGCCTATTCGGTTTATACGATTGGGTTAGCATTCAAATTCAAACGATGAAAGTAACGCGTGAAGCAAAAGACATTGATGCGATTGTACAAGTGTTACAAGATTTAATAGACGGTTACCGTGGAGCGCTCGAAAATGAACAATGA
- a CDS encoding flagellar biosynthesis protein FlgG — protein sequence MNNDIYRTFVSCFNGIGELQVSDEEFAEKSEMLNRWMMTLDEETRTQVATEVTPWIIKAAQHIRDKQKILEEMIMENDGRMKANSFYGKY from the coding sequence ATGAACAATGATATTTATCGAACGTTTGTCAGTTGTTTTAATGGAATCGGTGAATTGCAGGTTTCAGATGAAGAATTTGCTGAGAAAAGTGAGATGTTAAATCGTTGGATGATGACATTGGATGAAGAAACGCGCACGCAAGTTGCAACGGAAGTTACCCCGTGGATTATTAAGGCAGCGCAGCATATTCGAGATAAGCAAAAGATTTTGGAAGAAATGATTATGGAAAATGATGGGCGAATGAAAGCTAATTCATTTTATGGTAAATATTAA
- the flgB gene encoding flagellar basal body rod protein FlgB gives MPDLVSDVSHYMNYLVTKRNTVSSNIANANTPGYKAQDVTFAEQMSKSSALYKNNAADLKSNPDLYQTNEMHLPTVNMKNTYAKIQTKSMQTNQDGNSVDVTTEMLDLMKANQLYGISINAINTQYAINQAARGR, from the coding sequence ATGCCAGATTTAGTGAGTGATGTAAGCCATTATATGAATTATTTAGTGACGAAACGAAATACTGTTTCTAGTAATATTGCAAATGCGAATACGCCTGGCTATAAAGCACAAGATGTAACATTTGCTGAGCAGATGAGTAAGAGTAGTGCGTTATATAAGAACAATGCGGCTGATTTAAAGAGTAATCCAGATTTATATCAAACGAATGAAATGCACTTACCGACAGTAAATATGAAAAATACATATGCAAAGATTCAAACGAAATCAATGCAAACGAATCAAGATGGAAATAGTGTGGATGTAACGACAGAAATGCTAGATTTAATGAAAGCAAATCAGTTATACGGTATTTCAATTAATGCAATTAATACACAATACGCAATTAACCAAGCAGCACGTGGACGTTAA
- the flgC gene encoding flagellar basal body rod protein FlgC has protein sequence MFQAINASGSGLTTARKWMEVTSNNIVNANTTGAPGAEPYHRRSVVLESNNSFASMLDGAPTNGVKIKSIEADKTENLVYDPTHPHANEEGYVRYPNIDVTAEMTNVMVAQKMYEANTSVLNANKKMLDKDLEIGRG, from the coding sequence ATGTTTCAGGCAATCAATGCAAGTGGCTCAGGCCTAACGACAGCGAGAAAGTGGATGGAAGTTACTTCTAACAATATCGTAAATGCAAATACGACGGGAGCACCGGGTGCAGAGCCGTATCACCGCCGAAGTGTGGTGTTAGAATCAAATAATAGTTTTGCAAGTATGTTAGACGGGGCTCCTACTAACGGAGTGAAAATAAAAAGTATTGAAGCAGACAAAACGGAAAACTTAGTGTATGATCCGACGCATCCGCACGCAAATGAAGAAGGATATGTACGTTATCCAAATATTGATGTAACTGCTGAAATGACGAATGTTATGGTTGCTCAAAAAATGTATGAAGCAAATACAAGTGTATTAAATGCGAACAAAAAAATGCTCGATAAAGATTTAGAAATTGGACGAGGATAA
- the fliE gene encoding flagellar hook-basal body complex protein FliE — translation MKIQPMLNTQPFGAIQSIGAPKTSENSVVEGKKFIDLLEDMNQTQNNAQTAVYDLLTKGVGETHDVLIQQKKAESQMKTAALVRDNLIENYKSLINMQI, via the coding sequence ATGAAAATTCAACCAATGTTAAATACACAGCCATTTGGAGCAATTCAGTCAATTGGTGCACCGAAAACTTCGGAAAATTCTGTGGTTGAGGGAAAAAAGTTTATTGATTTATTGGAAGATATGAATCAAACGCAAAATAATGCGCAAACAGCAGTATATGATTTATTAACAAAAGGGGTAGGAGAAACACATGACGTTTTAATTCAGCAAAAAAAAGCTGAATCTCAAATGAAAACGGCTGCTCTCGTACGTGATAATCTTATTGAAAATTATAAGTCACTAATTAATATGCAAATTTAG
- a CDS encoding flagellar M-ring protein FliF C-terminal domain-containing protein has translation MEKIKNVIQSLKTWHKLVIGAALLAVVTGALLYFTLPDKYVVVYQNLNDADKQEITAELSKLGVDYQLAADGSIRVQKNDAPWVRKEMNGMGLPFNSKSGEEILLESSLGSSEQDKKMKQIVGTKKQLEQDIVRNFATVETANVQITLPEKETIFDEEKAKGTAAITVGVKRGQLLTADQVAGIQQMISAAVPGVKAEEVSVIDSKKGIISKGADEAHSNGSSSYEKEVEMQHQIEGKLKQDIDATLMTMFKSNEYKVNTKVSVNYDEVTRQSEKYGDKGVLRSKQEQEESSTAQEGADTKQGAGITANGEVPNYGTNNNQNGKVVYDNKNGNKIENYEIDKTVETIKKHPELTKTNVVVWVDNDTLVKRRIDMTTFKEAIGTAAGLQADPNGNFTNGQVNVVTVQFDQPKVEKEKEPEESGMNWWLFGGITAGLLALIGLIWFFLARRKKKREEEEYEEYLAEEEIAASNESILEIPEEKIVPEPTPEPEEPKEPTLDDQVQEATKEHVEGTAKVIKKWLNGQ, from the coding sequence ATGGAAAAGATAAAAAATGTTATCCAATCGTTAAAAACGTGGCATAAGTTAGTAATCGGTGCTGCACTTTTAGCGGTTGTAACAGGAGCACTTTTATACTTCACCTTGCCAGATAAATATGTTGTTGTATATCAAAATTTAAATGATGCAGATAAGCAAGAGATTACAGCAGAATTATCGAAGTTAGGTGTCGATTACCAATTAGCGGCCGATGGTTCAATTCGTGTGCAAAAGAATGATGCTCCATGGGTTCGAAAAGAAATGAATGGAATGGGCTTACCGTTTAACTCTAAGAGCGGCGAGGAAATTTTATTAGAAAGCTCACTCGGGTCAAGTGAGCAAGATAAAAAAATGAAGCAAATTGTCGGTACGAAAAAACAATTGGAGCAAGATATTGTACGAAATTTTGCGACGGTTGAAACGGCAAATGTTCAAATTACATTACCTGAAAAAGAAACAATTTTTGATGAAGAAAAAGCAAAAGGAACAGCGGCGATTACTGTTGGTGTGAAGCGTGGACAATTATTAACAGCTGATCAAGTTGCTGGTATACAGCAAATGATTAGTGCGGCAGTTCCTGGCGTGAAAGCAGAAGAAGTAAGTGTTATTGATAGTAAAAAAGGTATCATCTCAAAAGGAGCAGATGAAGCGCATTCTAACGGTTCCTCTTCTTATGAAAAAGAAGTAGAGATGCAGCATCAAATTGAAGGTAAATTAAAACAAGATATTGACGCAACGTTAATGACGATGTTTAAGTCAAATGAATATAAAGTGAATACGAAAGTGTCTGTAAACTACGATGAAGTTACACGTCAGTCAGAAAAATATGGTGATAAAGGTGTACTTCGTAGTAAACAAGAGCAAGAAGAAAGCTCTACTGCGCAAGAAGGAGCAGATACGAAGCAAGGTGCTGGTATTACAGCAAACGGTGAAGTGCCGAACTACGGTACGAACAATAATCAAAACGGTAAAGTTGTCTACGATAATAAAAATGGTAACAAAATTGAAAACTATGAAATAGATAAAACAGTTGAAACAATTAAGAAACATCCAGAATTAACGAAAACAAATGTTGTTGTATGGGTAGATAATGATACGTTAGTAAAACGAAGAATTGATATGACTACATTCAAAGAAGCGATTGGCACAGCAGCTGGGCTTCAAGCTGATCCGAATGGAAACTTTACAAACGGTCAAGTTAACGTTGTAACTGTTCAGTTCGACCAGCCGAAAGTTGAAAAAGAGAAAGAGCCAGAAGAAAGTGGTATGAACTGGTGGTTATTCGGTGGAATTACAGCTGGCTTGTTAGCATTAATTGGCTTAATATGGTTCTTCTTAGCAAGACGTAAGAAAAAGAGAGAAGAAGAGGAATATGAAGAATACTTAGCAGAAGAGGAAATTGCTGCAAGCAATGAAAGTATCCTGGAAATTCCTGAAGAAAAAATAGTGCCAGAGCCAACACCGGAACCAGAAGAACCGAAAGAACCAACGCTAGATGATCAAGTGCAGGAAGCTACGAAAGAACATGTAGAAGGTACTGCAAAAGTAATTAAAAAATGGTTAAACGGACAGTAA
- the fliG gene encoding flagellar motor switch protein FliG has protein sequence MLDEISSKEKAAILIRTLDEGVAAKVIEYMTAEEKEVLLREIAKFRVYKPETLENVLGEFLYELNVKELNLVTPDKEYIRRIFKNMPEDELEKLLEDLWYNKDNPFEFLNSLTDLEPLLTVLNDESPQTIAIIASYIKPQLASQLIERLPDHKRVETVMGIAKLEQVDGELINQIGELLKTKLNNMAFSAINKTDGLKTIVNILNNVSRGVEKTVFQKLDEVDYELSEKIKENMFVFEDLLGLEDLALRRVLEEITDNGVLAKALKIAKEEIKEKLFTCMSSNRKEMILEELDGLGPLKMTDAEKAQQTITGTVKKLEKEGRIIVQRGEGDVLI, from the coding sequence ATGTTAGATGAAATCTCCTCCAAAGAAAAAGCTGCCATCCTCATTCGTACATTAGACGAAGGGGTGGCAGCAAAAGTCATTGAATATATGACAGCTGAGGAAAAAGAAGTATTACTTCGTGAAATTGCGAAGTTTCGTGTATATAAACCAGAAACGTTAGAAAATGTGCTAGGGGAGTTCTTGTATGAATTAAATGTAAAAGAATTGAACTTAGTCACTCCAGATAAAGAGTACATTCGTCGCATATTTAAAAACATGCCAGAAGACGAGCTGGAAAAATTATTGGAAGACCTTTGGTATAACAAAGATAATCCGTTTGAGTTCTTAAATTCACTTACAGATTTAGAACCACTTCTTACAGTGCTCAATGATGAATCACCGCAGACGATTGCGATAATTGCTTCTTACATTAAACCGCAACTTGCTTCTCAATTAATTGAGAGATTGCCAGATCATAAACGAGTAGAGACGGTAATGGGTATTGCAAAACTAGAACAAGTTGATGGTGAATTAATTAATCAAATTGGTGAGTTGTTAAAAACGAAATTAAATAATATGGCATTTAGTGCAATTAATAAAACTGATGGCTTGAAAACGATCGTGAACATTTTAAATAATGTTTCACGAGGTGTTGAAAAAACAGTCTTTCAAAAGCTGGATGAAGTCGATTATGAGTTATCTGAAAAAATTAAAGAAAATATGTTTGTCTTTGAAGATTTACTTGGTCTTGAAGATCTTGCGCTTCGCCGTGTATTGGAAGAAATTACAGATAACGGTGTTCTTGCGAAAGCACTTAAAATTGCAAAAGAAGAAATTAAAGAGAAATTATTTACATGTATGTCTTCAAACCGTAAAGAGATGATTCTAGAAGAATTAGATGGCTTAGGACCGCTTAAGATGACGGATGCTGAAAAAGCGCAGCAAACGATTACAGGTACAGTTAAAAAGCTAGAAAAAGAAGGAAGAATTATCGTTCAAAGAGGTGAAGGGGATGTCCTTATTTAA
- a CDS encoding FliH/SctL family protein yields MSLFKNRIPKNSVSFSEETYELQFPKLASVQIEEEELQADHAELRAQQESLHMEMNQLRQGQQMLERERQQLVQDKEQFQMHIHEQMEQMEAARMQFQKEQQETAYEWTELLWDQSFHLAEKIVNQAVDSRLLDVLPILTGIVQTLPTSFEKLIITVHPETFERIQEEKENTKEYWLLQLVEWKYDFSLQFGEFVLEEEKEFFEFKFAPIFAKLRQKWEEEKLFEEQNV; encoded by the coding sequence ATGTCCTTATTTAAAAACAGAATTCCGAAGAATTCTGTTTCTTTTTCTGAAGAAACGTATGAATTACAATTTCCAAAACTAGCTTCAGTCCAAATAGAAGAGGAAGAATTACAAGCTGATCATGCAGAGCTTCGCGCCCAGCAAGAATCATTACATATGGAAATGAATCAGTTAAGACAAGGGCAGCAAATGCTAGAACGAGAGCGTCAGCAGCTAGTACAAGATAAAGAACAATTTCAAATGCATATTCATGAACAAATGGAACAGATGGAAGCAGCACGTATGCAGTTTCAAAAAGAACAGCAAGAAACAGCATACGAATGGACAGAGTTATTGTGGGATCAATCTTTTCATCTAGCAGAAAAAATCGTAAACCAAGCGGTAGATTCACGATTACTTGATGTGTTACCAATTTTAACTGGCATCGTTCAAACGTTGCCTACTTCATTTGAAAAATTAATAATAACAGTACATCCAGAAACGTTTGAACGTATTCAAGAAGAGAAGGAAAATACGAAAGAGTATTGGTTACTACAATTAGTAGAATGGAAATATGATTTCTCCCTGCAGTTCGGTGAATTTGTTTTGGAGGAAGAGAAAGAGTTTTTTGAATTTAAATTTGCACCTATATTTGCGAAACTTCGTCAGAAATGGGAAGAAGAGAAGTTGTTTGAGGAGCAAAATGTATGA
- the fliI gene encoding flagellar protein export ATPase FliI, with amino-acid sequence MNNKLINEQYKWNTFIETPFYTKIGKVHSVQEQFFVAKGPKAKIGDVCFVGEHNVLCEVIAIEKENNMLLPFGQTEKVCYGDSVTLIAEDVVVPRGDHLLGKVLSANGEVLNENAENIPLQKIKLDAPPIHAFEREEITDVFETGIKSIDSMLTIGIGQKIGIFAGSGVGKSTLLGMIAKNAKADINVISLVGERGREVKDFIRKELGEEGMRKSVVVVATSDESHLMQLRAAKLATSIAEYFRDQGNNVLLMMDSVTRFADARRSVDIAVKELPIGGKTLLMESYMKKLLERSGKTQKGSITGIYTVLVDGDDLNGPVPDLARGILDGHIVLKRELATLSHYPAISVLDSVSRIMEEIVSSNHWQLANEMRKILSIYKENELYFKLGTIQENEENAYIFECKNKVEDINTFLKQGRSDSFQFDDIVQAIHHIV; translated from the coding sequence ATGAACAACAAGCTCATAAATGAACAGTATAAGTGGAATACGTTTATCGAAACACCGTTTTATACGAAAATTGGTAAAGTTCATAGTGTACAAGAACAGTTTTTCGTAGCGAAAGGACCGAAAGCAAAAATTGGAGATGTTTGTTTCGTTGGAGAACATAATGTTTTATGTGAAGTAATTGCGATTGAAAAAGAGAATAATATGTTACTGCCATTTGGACAGACAGAAAAAGTATGTTATGGGGATTCAGTTACATTAATTGCAGAAGATGTTGTTGTACCTCGTGGTGATCATTTACTTGGAAAGGTGTTAAGTGCGAATGGTGAAGTGTTAAATGAGAATGCTGAAAACATTCCACTACAGAAAATAAAATTAGATGCCCCTCCTATTCATGCATTTGAGCGTGAAGAGATTACTGATGTATTTGAAACGGGAATAAAATCAATTGATTCTATGTTAACAATTGGTATCGGTCAAAAGATTGGTATTTTCGCTGGATCAGGTGTTGGTAAATCTACTTTACTTGGAATGATTGCAAAAAACGCAAAAGCGGATATTAACGTTATTAGTTTAGTAGGAGAACGTGGCCGAGAAGTAAAAGACTTTATTCGAAAAGAATTAGGCGAGGAAGGAATGAGGAAAAGCGTTGTTGTTGTGGCGACGTCAGATGAAAGCCACCTTATGCAACTTCGCGCGGCAAAGCTTGCAACATCTATTGCTGAATACTTCCGTGATCAAGGTAACAACGTACTACTCATGATGGATTCTGTCACTCGTTTTGCTGATGCGCGCAGAAGTGTTGATATTGCAGTGAAAGAGTTACCGATTGGTGGTAAAACACTGTTAATGGAAAGTTATATGAAGAAGTTGTTAGAGCGATCTGGTAAAACACAAAAAGGATCTATAACAGGTATTTATACCGTACTCGTTGATGGAGACGATTTAAACGGTCCTGTACCAGATTTAGCACGTGGTATTTTAGATGGACATATTGTATTAAAGCGTGAGCTTGCTACGCTTAGTCATTACCCTGCTATTTCAGTGTTAGATTCAGTAAGTAGGATTATGGAAGAAATTGTGTCGTCTAACCATTGGCAACTTGCAAATGAAATGAGAAAAATCTTATCTATTTATAAAGAAAATGAATTGTACTTTAAATTAGGGACGATTCAAGAAAATGAAGAAAATGCTTATATTTTTGAATGTAAAAATAAAGTAGAAGATATAAATACGTTTTTAAAGCAAGGTCGATCGGATAGTTTCCAATTTGATGATATCGTTCAAGCGATACACCATATAGTATAA